Proteins encoded within one genomic window of Lysinibacillus louembei:
- a CDS encoding nuclease-related domain-containing protein produces MIVLPRQKSMKAAILEAAVRRGFIEFKEELNRVRYGIAGEHYVDRSWHDMQLNEPHFLLHDFQTTFHQIDTIFLCDKFLLVIEIKNIAGRIDFDETSHQFTRTLEDGSIQGFRNPLDQVRRHQRMLQQQFPTFPIIYAVVLAHPKTIIGRMPPHEPVLHSSGLEFHVRKLLSSYTPQVTSKELHAMFHQLRQMQAIVKPQVNIDKFKIRTGVLCEQCDAQMQFERGYFICLSCAIKDDGTLLQQALHDYCLLVNEWITNEEFRRFVHIDSLYAARRLLKKFDFSFEGENRGRKYLISFKE; encoded by the coding sequence ATGATTGTTTTGCCACGCCAAAAGTCTATGAAAGCAGCTATACTTGAAGCAGCAGTGCGTCGCGGTTTTATAGAGTTTAAAGAAGAATTAAATCGCGTGCGGTATGGCATAGCTGGAGAACACTATGTTGACCGTAGCTGGCACGATATGCAATTGAATGAACCCCATTTTTTGCTCCATGATTTTCAAACAACCTTCCATCAAATCGATACGATTTTTCTTTGCGATAAATTTTTGTTGGTTATTGAAATAAAAAATATTGCAGGACGAATTGATTTTGATGAGACAAGCCATCAATTTACACGCACATTAGAAGACGGAAGTATCCAAGGCTTTCGAAATCCACTTGATCAAGTGCGACGTCATCAACGAATGCTTCAGCAGCAATTTCCGACATTTCCTATTATCTATGCGGTAGTCCTCGCACATCCGAAAACTATTATTGGGCGAATGCCTCCACACGAGCCAGTTCTACATAGCAGTGGCTTAGAATTTCATGTAAGAAAGCTTCTATCAAGTTATACTCCACAAGTAACCTCAAAAGAGCTTCACGCTATGTTCCATCAATTAAGACAAATGCAAGCTATTGTAAAGCCACAAGTAAATATTGATAAATTTAAAATACGTACAGGCGTGCTTTGTGAGCAATGTGATGCGCAGATGCAATTTGAACGCGGTTATTTTATCTGCCTATCTTGTGCTATAAAGGATGATGGGACTTTATTACAGCAAGCATTGCACGATTATTGCTTGTTGGTGAATGAATGGATTACAAATGAGGAATTTAGGCGATTTGTTCATATAGATTCATTATATGCAGCGAGGCGATTGTTAAAAAAATTCGATTTTTCTTTTGAGGGGGAAAATAGAGGAAGGAAATATTTGATTTCTTTTAAGGAATGA
- a CDS encoding YneF family protein: MEEVGLTMTWAWILGIVVALIAGVALGFFLARQYMMKYLKENPPINEQMIRVMMAQMGRTPSEKQVRQMMAQMNKVQGK; the protein is encoded by the coding sequence ATGGAGGAGGTTGGTTTAACGATGACATGGGCATGGATTCTTGGAATAGTTGTTGCTTTAATTGCTGGGGTGGCATTAGGCTTCTTCCTTGCACGTCAATATATGATGAAGTACTTGAAAGAAAATCCACCGATAAATGAACAAATGATTCGTGTTATGATGGCTCAAATGGGACGTACACCGTCTGAAAAGCAAGTCCGTCAAATGATGGCTCAAATGAATAAAGTTCAAGGTAAATAA
- a CDS encoding lmo0954 family membrane protein, with protein MKKFFYFIGGAIAFIVALSLLGPMIGLLLSGLLVAAGLHYYTKSTSVFGKIMSATLALIGFLTAASNIPAFIGLIAIVALFYIAKNWKKDSNVVEASDDPFNNFEKEWAKLSK; from the coding sequence ATGAAAAAATTCTTTTACTTTATCGGAGGCGCTATCGCCTTTATCGTTGCACTATCATTACTAGGGCCGATGATTGGCTTGCTATTGTCAGGCTTGCTTGTCGCAGCAGGTTTACATTACTACACAAAATCAACATCGGTGTTTGGCAAAATTATGAGTGCCACATTAGCATTGATAGGTTTCCTAACAGCTGCATCTAACATTCCAGCGTTTATCGGTTTAATCGCGATTGTTGCATTATTCTACATCGCAAAAAATTGGAAGAAAGATTCAAACGTTGTAGAAGCAAGCGATGATCCATTTAACAATTTTGAAAAAGAATGGGCAAAATTATCTAAATAA